Proteins from a single region of Nomia melanderi isolate GNS246 chromosome 9, iyNomMela1, whole genome shotgun sequence:
- the Tnpo-SR gene encoding transportin 3 isoform X1, which yields MELPPDLETVYQAVYSLYNYSDPSGTGKTSQWLDELQKSVFAWKIANEMLQQKRDVQSCYFAAQTMRTKIQLCFQELPAEAHIALRDSLLNHISQTNENTNLAIVTQLCLALADLALQMSSWQKPVVDLINRFGGSTNNLWSLLEVMTVLPEEVNSRSLRLGANRRQHILQELNASADTVTEFFKMCLKNGGESCHIRCTILRCFTSWIAVHAIPLAPTSDVIVYTLQILGNHMTMSPIHEAAADCMCVILQVLEEDSNSNRDNNSETSLQLQQLQLWLFTSVIALEQPYHLSVAYEDMDKSINYCRIFTELAETFLETMINGCAGGKQHYAIKILDLVLVCVGHHDYEVAQITFNLWYRLSEILYQRNSDDLNAVFRPHIERLIGALCRHCQMEPDHLGLVEEGAGGEEFADFRNRVSELIKDVVFVVGSSHCFRQMFSSLTGGPSPQGQPNHVPTWDSTEAALFVMQAVAKNILPKENDVVPKVVEAILNLPENTHIAVRHTSILLLGELCEWIDSHPQSLEPVLNFLLTCLSQKGLGSAACGALLSICTACRLHMASHFPGLLQIARSLDGFAISNDAAIGLLKGVAIIMSSLPRDEITQAMKELCWFQARPLCEIMERRIPIEIGTKTDPLIWLDRLAAIFRHTDPRIDDPNEPHPCQSAVTEMWPILSNVCTTYQQDAKVMERCCRCLRFAVRCVGKHSAHLLEPLVKQIVQLYSAHQHSCFLYLGSILVDEYAMDPECVSGLLAMLEAFIGPTFNLLQQQDGLKNHPDTVDDLFRLCARFLQRAPIPFLHSAIIGSIIDCALMACSLDHRDANVSVMKFFYDLLHCGRNHENRSDYSMRRELVQRILREKGQTLVMRLLHASVFSLSSYMLSDVADVFVELSLCNRELLSNCLEEAIKTMPSQNAGGSPTAQPEQLFEFHSTVTRADSAKPVNQALRNFARLYR from the exons ATGGAGTTACCACCTGACCTGGAAACTGTCTACCAGGCAGTGtattctttatataattattcggATCCTTCGGGGACAGGGAAAACATCTCAATGGCTGGACGAATTACAAAAATCG GTTTTTGCATGGAAAATAGCaaatgaaatgttacagcaAAAACGAGATGTACAATCTTGTTATTTTGCTGCACAGACAATGCGTACTAAGATACAATTGTGTTTTCAAGAGCTACCTGCAGAAGCCCATATTGCTTTAAGAGATTCTTTATTGAATCACATATCACAAACTAATGAAAACACTAATTTGGCTATTGTCACACAG TTATGTTTGGCTCTGGCTGATCTTGCATTGCAAATGTCCTCATGGCAAAAACCAGTTGTAGATTTAATAAATAGATTTGGAGGATCGACTAATAACTTATGGTCATTGCTAGAAGTAATGACAGTATTACCAGAAGAAGTAAATTCAAGATCTCTTag ACTAGGAGCCAATCGCAGACAACATATATTACAAGAGCTCAATGCAAGTGCTGACACAGTAACTGAATTTTTT AAAATGTGTCTAAAGAATGGTGGAGAAAGTTGTCATATTCGTTGTACAATTCTAAGATGTTTTACAAGTTGGATTGCAGTACACGCTATACCCCTTGCACCTACAAGTGATGTTATTGTATATACTCTTCAA ATACTTGGAAACCATATGACCATGTCTCCTATACATGAAGCAGCTGCAGATTGCATGTGTGTAATTTTGCAAGTTTTAGAAGAAGACAGTAATAGTAATCGTGATAATAATAGTGAAACAAGTTTACAATTACAACAGTTACAATTATGGCTTTTTACTAGTGTAATAGCTTTGGAACAACCTTATCATTTATCTGTTGCATATGAAGATATGGACaa gtCGATAAATTATTGTCGAATTTTTACGGAATTGGCCGAAACGTTTTTGGAAACCATGATAAATGGTTGTGCTGGAGGAAAGCAAcattatgcaattaaaattctaGACCTCGTTTTAGTGTGTGTCGGTCATCATGACTATGAg gTGGCGCAAATAACTTTTAATCTGTGGTATCGTTTATCTGAAATTCTTTATCAAAGAAATAGCGATGACCTTAATGCCGTATTTCGACCTCACATTGAGAGATTAATCGGAGCTCTCTGTAGGCACTGTCAAATGGAACCAGATCAT CTGGGTCTAGTGGAGGAGGGTGCCGGGGGTGAAGAATTCGCCGATTTTAGAAATCGTGTTTCAGAACTGATAAAAGATGTCGTATTTGTTGTTGGAAGTAGTCATTGTTTTCGACAAATGTTTTCTTCCTTAACGGGCGGTCCAAGTCCACAGGGACAACCTAATCACGTACCTACATGGGATTCGACTGAAGCTGCGCTGTTTGTAATGCAAgcagttgcgaaaaatattttgcc aaaagaGAATGATGTAGTTCCAAAAGTAGTAGAAGCTATCTTAAATTTACCTGAAAACACACACATCGCTGTACGTCATACAAGTATTCTTTTATTAGGAGAACTCTGCGAATGGATAGATAGTCACCCACAGTCCTTAG AACCTGTTTTAAATTTTCTACTGACCTGCCTAAGTCAAAAAGGTTTAGGAAGCGCAGCCTGTGGAGCATTATTAAGTATATGTACAGCCTGTCGTTTGCACATGGCCTCACATTTCCCAGGATTGTTGCAGATCGCACGTTCTCTTGACGGTTTTGCTATTAGCAATGACGCAGCTATCGGTTTACTCAAGG gAGTAGCAATAATTATGTCTAGCTTACCGCGCGATGAAATTACACAAGCAATGAAAGAACTATGTTGGTTCCAAGCTAGACCATTGTGTGAAATCATGGAACGTAGAATTCCAATTGAAATAGGAACAAAGACTGATCCTTTGATATGGCTAGATAGATTAGCTGCTATATTTAGACATACTGACCCTCGAATTGATGACCCTAACGAACCTCATCCTTGTCAGAGTGCTGTTACCGAA ATGTGGCCAATACTCTCGAATGTGTGTACAACATATCAACAAGACGCGAAAGTGATGGAAAGGTGTTGTCGTTGTTTAAGATTCGCTGTCCGTTGCGTAGGAAAACATTCCGCTCATCTTCTTGAACCACTTGTCAAACAG ATCGTGCAATTATATTCAGCGCATCAACACAGCTGTTTTTTATATCTTGGTTCAATATTagttgacgaatatgcaatggATCCAGAATGCGTTTCTGGTCTATTAGCAATGCTGGAAGCATTTATTGGGCCTACGTTTAATCTTCTCCAACAACAGGATGGATTAAAGAATCATCCAGATACGGTGGACGACCTTTTTAGACTATGTGCCAG GTTCTTACAAAGAGCTCCAATACCTTTCTTACACTCGGCTATAATAGGAAGTATAATCGACTGTGCCTTAATGGCTTGCAGTTTAGATCATAGGGATGCGAATGTTtcagtaatgaaatttttttacgACCTTTTACACTGCGGTCGTAACCATGAG AACCGAAGTGATTACTCGATGCGACGAGAACTGGTGCAACGCATATTAAGAGAAAAGGGACAAACTTTAGTCATGAGACTACTCCATGCATCAGTATTCTCATTATCCTCTTACATGTTGTCGGACGTAGCAGATGTTTTCGTTGAATTGTCATTATGTAATAGAGAA TTGCTGTCGAATTGTTTAGAAGAAGCCATCAAAACGATGCCATCGCAAAACGCAGGTGGTTCACCTACAGCTCAACCCGaacaattatttgaatttcataGTACGGTTACAAG GGCGGACTCGGCGAAACCCGTGAACCAGGCCTTACGAAATTTTGCACGTTTATATCGTTGA
- the Tnpo-SR gene encoding transportin 3 isoform X2, producing MELPPDLETVYQAVYSLYNYSDPSGTGKTSQWLDELQKSLCLALADLALQMSSWQKPVVDLINRFGGSTNNLWSLLEVMTVLPEEVNSRSLRLGANRRQHILQELNASADTVTEFFKMCLKNGGESCHIRCTILRCFTSWIAVHAIPLAPTSDVIVYTLQILGNHMTMSPIHEAAADCMCVILQVLEEDSNSNRDNNSETSLQLQQLQLWLFTSVIALEQPYHLSVAYEDMDKSINYCRIFTELAETFLETMINGCAGGKQHYAIKILDLVLVCVGHHDYEVAQITFNLWYRLSEILYQRNSDDLNAVFRPHIERLIGALCRHCQMEPDHLGLVEEGAGGEEFADFRNRVSELIKDVVFVVGSSHCFRQMFSSLTGGPSPQGQPNHVPTWDSTEAALFVMQAVAKNILPKENDVVPKVVEAILNLPENTHIAVRHTSILLLGELCEWIDSHPQSLEPVLNFLLTCLSQKGLGSAACGALLSICTACRLHMASHFPGLLQIARSLDGFAISNDAAIGLLKGVAIIMSSLPRDEITQAMKELCWFQARPLCEIMERRIPIEIGTKTDPLIWLDRLAAIFRHTDPRIDDPNEPHPCQSAVTEMWPILSNVCTTYQQDAKVMERCCRCLRFAVRCVGKHSAHLLEPLVKQIVQLYSAHQHSCFLYLGSILVDEYAMDPECVSGLLAMLEAFIGPTFNLLQQQDGLKNHPDTVDDLFRLCARFLQRAPIPFLHSAIIGSIIDCALMACSLDHRDANVSVMKFFYDLLHCGRNHENRSDYSMRRELVQRILREKGQTLVMRLLHASVFSLSSYMLSDVADVFVELSLCNRELLSNCLEEAIKTMPSQNAGGSPTAQPEQLFEFHSTVTRADSAKPVNQALRNFARLYR from the exons ATGGAGTTACCACCTGACCTGGAAACTGTCTACCAGGCAGTGtattctttatataattattcggATCCTTCGGGGACAGGGAAAACATCTCAATGGCTGGACGAATTACAAAAATCG TTATGTTTGGCTCTGGCTGATCTTGCATTGCAAATGTCCTCATGGCAAAAACCAGTTGTAGATTTAATAAATAGATTTGGAGGATCGACTAATAACTTATGGTCATTGCTAGAAGTAATGACAGTATTACCAGAAGAAGTAAATTCAAGATCTCTTag ACTAGGAGCCAATCGCAGACAACATATATTACAAGAGCTCAATGCAAGTGCTGACACAGTAACTGAATTTTTT AAAATGTGTCTAAAGAATGGTGGAGAAAGTTGTCATATTCGTTGTACAATTCTAAGATGTTTTACAAGTTGGATTGCAGTACACGCTATACCCCTTGCACCTACAAGTGATGTTATTGTATATACTCTTCAA ATACTTGGAAACCATATGACCATGTCTCCTATACATGAAGCAGCTGCAGATTGCATGTGTGTAATTTTGCAAGTTTTAGAAGAAGACAGTAATAGTAATCGTGATAATAATAGTGAAACAAGTTTACAATTACAACAGTTACAATTATGGCTTTTTACTAGTGTAATAGCTTTGGAACAACCTTATCATTTATCTGTTGCATATGAAGATATGGACaa gtCGATAAATTATTGTCGAATTTTTACGGAATTGGCCGAAACGTTTTTGGAAACCATGATAAATGGTTGTGCTGGAGGAAAGCAAcattatgcaattaaaattctaGACCTCGTTTTAGTGTGTGTCGGTCATCATGACTATGAg gTGGCGCAAATAACTTTTAATCTGTGGTATCGTTTATCTGAAATTCTTTATCAAAGAAATAGCGATGACCTTAATGCCGTATTTCGACCTCACATTGAGAGATTAATCGGAGCTCTCTGTAGGCACTGTCAAATGGAACCAGATCAT CTGGGTCTAGTGGAGGAGGGTGCCGGGGGTGAAGAATTCGCCGATTTTAGAAATCGTGTTTCAGAACTGATAAAAGATGTCGTATTTGTTGTTGGAAGTAGTCATTGTTTTCGACAAATGTTTTCTTCCTTAACGGGCGGTCCAAGTCCACAGGGACAACCTAATCACGTACCTACATGGGATTCGACTGAAGCTGCGCTGTTTGTAATGCAAgcagttgcgaaaaatattttgcc aaaagaGAATGATGTAGTTCCAAAAGTAGTAGAAGCTATCTTAAATTTACCTGAAAACACACACATCGCTGTACGTCATACAAGTATTCTTTTATTAGGAGAACTCTGCGAATGGATAGATAGTCACCCACAGTCCTTAG AACCTGTTTTAAATTTTCTACTGACCTGCCTAAGTCAAAAAGGTTTAGGAAGCGCAGCCTGTGGAGCATTATTAAGTATATGTACAGCCTGTCGTTTGCACATGGCCTCACATTTCCCAGGATTGTTGCAGATCGCACGTTCTCTTGACGGTTTTGCTATTAGCAATGACGCAGCTATCGGTTTACTCAAGG gAGTAGCAATAATTATGTCTAGCTTACCGCGCGATGAAATTACACAAGCAATGAAAGAACTATGTTGGTTCCAAGCTAGACCATTGTGTGAAATCATGGAACGTAGAATTCCAATTGAAATAGGAACAAAGACTGATCCTTTGATATGGCTAGATAGATTAGCTGCTATATTTAGACATACTGACCCTCGAATTGATGACCCTAACGAACCTCATCCTTGTCAGAGTGCTGTTACCGAA ATGTGGCCAATACTCTCGAATGTGTGTACAACATATCAACAAGACGCGAAAGTGATGGAAAGGTGTTGTCGTTGTTTAAGATTCGCTGTCCGTTGCGTAGGAAAACATTCCGCTCATCTTCTTGAACCACTTGTCAAACAG ATCGTGCAATTATATTCAGCGCATCAACACAGCTGTTTTTTATATCTTGGTTCAATATTagttgacgaatatgcaatggATCCAGAATGCGTTTCTGGTCTATTAGCAATGCTGGAAGCATTTATTGGGCCTACGTTTAATCTTCTCCAACAACAGGATGGATTAAAGAATCATCCAGATACGGTGGACGACCTTTTTAGACTATGTGCCAG GTTCTTACAAAGAGCTCCAATACCTTTCTTACACTCGGCTATAATAGGAAGTATAATCGACTGTGCCTTAATGGCTTGCAGTTTAGATCATAGGGATGCGAATGTTtcagtaatgaaatttttttacgACCTTTTACACTGCGGTCGTAACCATGAG AACCGAAGTGATTACTCGATGCGACGAGAACTGGTGCAACGCATATTAAGAGAAAAGGGACAAACTTTAGTCATGAGACTACTCCATGCATCAGTATTCTCATTATCCTCTTACATGTTGTCGGACGTAGCAGATGTTTTCGTTGAATTGTCATTATGTAATAGAGAA TTGCTGTCGAATTGTTTAGAAGAAGCCATCAAAACGATGCCATCGCAAAACGCAGGTGGTTCACCTACAGCTCAACCCGaacaattatttgaatttcataGTACGGTTACAAG GGCGGACTCGGCGAAACCCGTGAACCAGGCCTTACGAAATTTTGCACGTTTATATCGTTGA